In Topomyia yanbarensis strain Yona2022 chromosome 2, ASM3024719v1, whole genome shotgun sequence, one DNA window encodes the following:
- the LOC131685338 gene encoding uncharacterized protein LOC131685338, with the protein MVQYLQISVVVALALVASISATLCPGNKFCNGLPDGTVLPDPENCQRYYLCFLGHDCHKTCPLLFKFDYIALNCVLSSSARCYKPPSSTTTTTTAPTETTTTSTMEPTSTTTELPTSPTTTTELPTTPTTTTELPTTPTTTTPVPPTTNHPATCDDGFSGLLPHPDDCTMYYVCHGNGEDPVLMSCLSGYIFYVPLGVCLPGDAETCELYHKG; encoded by the coding sequence ATGGTTCAATACCTGCAGATATCGGTTGTGGTAGCTTTGGCTTTGGTGGCTAGTATCAGCGCCACCCTCTGCCCGGGAAACAAATTTTGTAACGGCCTTCCGGATGGAACAGTGTTACCGGATCCTGAAAACTGTCAGAGATACTACCTGTGTTTTTTGGGCCACGATTGTCACAAGACTTGCCCACTGTTATTCAAATTCGACTACATTGCGCTGAATTGCGTTCTAAGTTCATCGGCTAGGTGTTACAAGCCACCGTcgtcgacgacgacgacgacaacagCTCCAACGGAAACCACAACAACGAGTACGATGGAACCAACGTCAACGACAACCGAATTGCCAACATCCCCGACAACGACAACCGAATTACCAACAACCCCGACAACTACAACGGAGCTGCCAACAACCCCGACAACTACAACCCCGGTACCACCAACTACGAATCATCCGGCGACATGCGACGATGGATTCAGTGGTCTGCTACCACATCCGGATGATTGTACAATGTACTATGTTTGCCATGGGAACGGAGAAGATCCGGTTCTGATGAGCTGTCTGTCGGGGTACATTTTTTACGTACCGCTAGGAGTTTGTCTACCGGGAGATGCGGAAACGTGCGAGTTGTATCATAAGGGGTGA